In Bosea sp. PAMC 26642, the DNA window CAGCGTCTCGAACTCCAGCAGCGCCTCCGCGACCGAAACGAACTGCTCGTGATGCTCGGTCAGGATCGCGGTGGCGTCGAGATAACCCTGGTGGACCAGCTTGCGCACCTCGGAATCGATCTTCTGCGCGGTCGCCTCGGACAAGCTCTGCGTCCGGCCCATCGACATGCCGAGGAAGACCTCCTCCTGGTTGTCGCCATAGGCGACCATGCCGAGTTCCTTCGAGTAGCCCATCTGGGTGACCATGGCCTTGGCCATCTTCGTCGCCTGCTGGATGTCGCCGGTCGCGCCCGAGGTGACGTTCTCCATGCCGAAGGTCATCTCCTCGGCGACGCGTCCGCCCATGGCGACCGCGAGCTGGGAGGTGAACTCCTTGTACTTCATCGAGTAGCGGTCGCCCTCCGGCAGGAACTTGACCATGCCCAGCGCACGACCGCGCGGAATGATCGTCGCCTTGTGGACGGGAATGCCGGCCGGGACGTAGAGGCCGACGATCGCATGGCCGGCCTCGTGATAGGCGGTCAGCTTTTTCTCTTCCTCGGACATCGCCATGGATTTGCGCTCGGCGCCCATCATGACCTTGTCCTTGGCATCCTCGAACTCGGCATGGGTCACCATGCGCTTGCCGCGACGGGCCGCGAGCAAAGCCGCCTCGTTGACGAGGTTCATCAGGTCGGCGCCCGAGAAGCCCGGCGTACCGCGCGCCAGGATCTTGAGATCGACGTCGGGAGCGATCGGCACCTTGCGAACGTGGACCTTGAGGATCTTCTCGCGGCCGGCGACATCGGGGTTCGGCACCACGATCTGCCGGTCGAAGCGGCCCGGACGCAGCAAGGCGGGATCGAGCACGTCGGGCCGGTTCGTCGCCGCGATGATGATCACGCCTTCGTTCGGCTCGAAGCCGTCCATCTCGACCAGAAGCTGGTTCAGCGTCTGCTCGCGCTCGTCATTGCCGCCGCCGAGACCGGCGCCGCGATGACGGCCGACGGCGTCGATTTCGTCGATGAAGATGATGCAGGGCGAGTTCTTCTTGGCCTGCTCGAACATGTCGCGCACGCGGCTGGCGCCGACGCCGACGAACATCTCGACGAAGTCCGAACCCGAGATCGTAAAAAACGGCACATTGGCTTCACCGGCGACGGCGCGCGCCGTAAGAGTCTTGCCGGTGCCCGGAGGGCCGACCAGCAGCACGCCGCGCGGGATGCGACCGCCCAGCCGCTGGAACTTCTGCGGATCGCGCAGGAACTCGACGATTTCCTGGAGGTCTTCCTTGGCCTCGTCGATGCCGGCGACATCCTCGAAGGTGACGCGGCCATGCGCCTCGGTGAGCAGCTTCGCCTTCGACTTGCCGAAGCCCATGGCCCGGCCGGCGCCGTTCTGCATCTGCCGGGACATGAATATCCACAGGCCGATGAAGATCACGAAGGGCAGCGAATTGACGAGCAGCGCCATGAACCACGGCGTGCCTTCCGAAGGGGCGCGGGCAGAGACCTGCACGCCC includes these proteins:
- the ftsH gene encoding ATP-dependent zinc metalloprotease FtsH, encoding MNPNFRNFALWVVIFLLVLALVTLFQSPSQRASTNEIPYSQLINESEAGRIANVVVAGQEISGTFSDGRSFVTYAPYGDPALLKTLAQKGVQVSARAPSEGTPWFMALLVNSLPFVIFIGLWIFMSRQMQNGAGRAMGFGKSKAKLLTEAHGRVTFEDVAGIDEAKEDLQEIVEFLRDPQKFQRLGGRIPRGVLLVGPPGTGKTLTARAVAGEANVPFFTISGSDFVEMFVGVGASRVRDMFEQAKKNSPCIIFIDEIDAVGRHRGAGLGGGNDEREQTLNQLLVEMDGFEPNEGVIIIAATNRPDVLDPALLRPGRFDRQIVVPNPDVAGREKILKVHVRKVPIAPDVDLKILARGTPGFSGADLMNLVNEAALLAARRGKRMVTHAEFEDAKDKVMMGAERKSMAMSEEEKKLTAYHEAGHAIVGLYVPAGIPVHKATIIPRGRALGMVKFLPEGDRYSMKYKEFTSQLAVAMGGRVAEEMTFGMENVTSGATGDIQQATKMAKAMVTQMGYSKELGMVAYGDNQEEVFLGMSMGRTQSLSEATAQKIDSEVRKLVHQGYLDATAILTEHHEQFVSVAEALLEFETLTGDEIRDLIAGKRPVRDTDETPHAPRGSAVPSAGRGRKRGEPDAGLEPQPQA